A genomic window from Prunus persica cultivar Lovell chromosome G2, Prunus_persica_NCBIv2, whole genome shotgun sequence includes:
- the LOC18785145 gene encoding pentatricopeptide repeat-containing protein At3g03580, whose translation MKTANLGSVSGRTKEVVYPLFSKALSSAKNRTEAQKVHSLIVTLGLHHCVFFSGKLISKYAQLRDPIASLSVFHQAFPKTNPYLWNSIIRALIHNGFYSKALGHYTEMQKMNVQPDRYTFPSVINACAGLCDLETGMIVHQRISEMGFGSDLYIGNALIDMYARFGEFGKARRMFEEMPLRDIVSWNSLISGYSSNGYWEEALEIFHRLRMDGLLPDSFSISGVLPACGSLVDVREGQIVHALVEKIGVHADVLVSNGLLSMYFKFGWLKDAQLFFQRTVVRDSVSWNTVICGYSQLGLFEESINLFMEMVNEFTPDLLTITSVLRACAHLRDLGLARYVHDYMKRSAFSFDTMANNILIDMYAKCGNLLASQEVFDHMECRDSVSWNSLINGYFLNGCCDEGLNLFKVMKSNMIPDSVSYVMILSISTQLADVEKGKMIHCDIVKLGFDYDVIVNNALADMYAKCGKIQDSLILFENMKVRDVVTWNTIISACIHYDDRILGLRMILRMRNEGVMPDAATMLGILPLCSLLAAKQQGKEIHGCIFRLGFHSDVPVGNALIEMYSSCGRLENSVLVFEHMKKKDVVTYTSMISAFGTYGEGVRALRTFAEMEATSVLPDHLAFLAVIFACSHSGLVEEGLAYFNRMKNDYKIEPRIEHYACVVDLLSRCGLLAQAEDFIHSMPMKPDASIWGSLLSACRASGEANIAARASEQIIQLDSYDTGYHVLVSNVYAALGKWDQVRIIRKYMQAKGLSKDPGFSWMEIQKKG comes from the coding sequence ATGAAAACTGCAAACTTGGGCAGTGTAAGTGGTCGTACCAAAGAAGTTGTATATCCGTTATTCTCTAAAGCTTTGTCTTCTGCTAAAAACCGGACAGAAGCACAAAAAGTTCATTCGTTGATTGTCACTCTTGGATTGCACCATTGCGTCTTCTTCTCTGGCAAACTCATAAGCAAGTATGCCCAACTCAGAGACCCAATTGCGTCCCTCTCAGTTTTCCACCAAGCTTTTCCCAAAACCAATCCCTATCTATGGAATTCAATCATTAGAGCGCTTATCCATAATGGGTTTTACTCAAAAGCTCTTGGCCACTACACTGAAATGCAGAAAATGAATGTTCAACCTGATAGGTATACATTTCCTTCTGTGATCAATGCCTGTGCTGGGTTGTGTGACCTGGAAACGGGTATGATTGTTCATCAGCGTATTTCAGAAATGGGTTTTGGCTCAGACTTGTATATTGGTAATGCACTGATTGATATGTACGCTAGATTTGGTGAATTCGGTAAAGCACGGCGGATGTTTGAGGAAATGCCTCTTAGGGATATCGTCTCGTGGAATAGTCTGATTTCTGGCTACAGTTCAAATGGATATTGGGAGGAAGCTTTGGAAATTTTTCATAGGTTAAGAATGGATGGGTTGTTACCGGATTCTTTTTCCATATCTGGTGTTTTGCCCGCGTGCGGAAGCTTGGTTGATGTTAGAGAGGGTCAGATAGTTCATGCGTTGGTTGAGAAGATCGGGGTCCATGCTGATGTTTTAGTAAGCAATGGACTTCTTTCAATGTACTTCAAATTTGGTTGGTTAAAAGATGCGCAACTCTTTTTTCAGAGGACGGTGGTTAGGGACTCTGTTAGTTGGAACACTGTCATTTGTGGGTACTCTCAGTTGGGGTTGTTTGAAGAATCAATAAATCTGTTTATGGAAATGGTAAATGAATTTACACCTGACTTGCTGACAATCACTTCTGTTCTTCGTGCTTGCGCTCATTTACGGGACTTGGGACTTGCAAGATATGTTCACGACTACATGAAAAGAAGTGCTTTTTCATTTGATACTATGGCAAATAACATACTTATTGATATGTACGCAAAATGTGGAAATTTATTAGCTTCACAGGAAGTATTTGATCATATGGAATGCCGGGATTCTGTGTCATGGAATTCATTGATCAATGGCTACTTTCTTAATGGTTGTTGTGATGAAGGGTTAAACCTTTTTAAGGTGATGAAGAGTAACATGATACCGGACTCTGTGAGTTACGTGATGATCCTATCTATTTCTACTCAGCTAGCAGATGTGGAAAAGGGGAAAATGATCCACTGTGATATAGTAAAACTGGGATTCGATTATGATGTTATTGTCAACAATGCACTTGCCGATATGTATGCTAAATGTGGCAAAATACAGGATTCACTAATACTATTTGAGAACATGAAAGTTCGTGATGTAGTAACATGGAATACCATAATTTCTGCATGCATTCATTATGATGATCGTATTTTAGGGTTAAGAATGATCCTCAGAATGAGGAATGAGGGAGTGATGCCCGATGCGGCCACCATGTTAGGCATCTTGCCCCTGTGTTCCTTACTTGCTGCAAAGCAACAAGGAAAAGAGATCCATGGATGCATTTTCAGGTTAGGATTTCATTCAGATGTTCCAGTTGGGAATGCACTAATAGAAATGTATTCTAGCTGTGGTCGCTTGGAAAACTCCGTACTAGTATTTGAGCATATGAAAAAGAAGGATGTCGTGACATACACTTCGATGATCTCTGCATTTGGGACATATGGTGAAGGTGTGAGAGCATTGAGAACTTTTGCAGAAATGGAAGCAACAAGCGTCCTTCCTGATCATCTTGCTTTCCTTGCTGTTATATTCGCTTGTAGCCATTCAGGTTTGGTAGAAGAAGGCCTGGCTTACTTCAACCGGATGAAGAACGACTACAAAATTGAACCAAGGATCGAACACTATGCTTGTGTAGTTGACCTCTTGTCACGGTGTGGCTTATTGGCTCAAGCAGAAGACTTTATCCATTCAATGCCAATGAAGCCAGATGCAAGTATCTGGGGATCTTTACTTAGTGCCTGTCGAGCAAGCGGAGAAGCAAACATAGCTGCACGTGCCTCAGAGCAGATAATTCAATTGGATTCTTATGATACTGGGTATCATGTTTTGGTATCAAATGTGTATGCAGCTTTAGGGAAGTGGGATCAAGTGAGAATAATACGGAAATACATGCAAGCTAAAGGACTCTCGAAAGATCCTGGATTTAGCTGGATGGAGATTCAAAAGAAGGGTTGA